The Phaeodactylum tricornutum CCAP 1055/1 chromosome 2, whole genome shotgun sequence DNA window TCGACTTTGTGGTCCAAGTTCGTGTAAAACTGGCTCTTGACAGGAGACGGATGGATTGCACATACATCAATACCAAGAGACTGCACTTCGATATGTAAGCACGCAGCAAACTGCGAGACAAAGGCTTTGGTACTTGCATAcattgctgcaaatggaGTCGGTATAAAACCAGCAACACTACTTGTAAAAACAATGCAaccttttgctttttttgcGACAAGCTTCTGCACAAAGAAATGCGAAATATTCACTGAAGCTGTAGCATTGCATTCAATGTTTGCCAGGAGCTTTCCAATCGGAGTTTGATCGAGAAATCCGGTAACCATGAACCCAGCATTGTTAAAAACGATTGGAACGTCAATGTCCTTGGTTGCTGCGTTGATCTTGGCCATGTAGTCGACGCCAGGCGAGAAAGTTACACCGGCTGCGCGAAACGACTGCTTCGGGTACATTTCGGCGAGTTCTCTCATTGTCGACTTAAGGAAATTGTCGTCGAGAGAGACAATAACAATGTTCAAGCCCTGACTTGCGAGCTTGAATGCGAGCGCTTTGCCAATTCCACTTCCACCTCCCGTCACCAGAGCCCATTCAGCATTGTATCTTTTCTTTAAATCAGGAACAGGGCGCACTACCATATACAATTGAGGAATGAGATACGCCACAAACCAAAAGACGGTGGGAAAGGCGAAGATCATTGCTAAGATTGTCAACGGCGGCATCGATCCGTGCGAAGCTTCGCATGTTCCTATTCCAGCATCGCTCGTTGACATTGCGATTCCTATATTTCAACGTATCAGATCAAAATAACGAAGGTGCAAACAGCATGGATCGAAAACGACCAATGATTTGACGATGAATTCGAAATGAACGAAAAGTTCTATAGCAAAGATTAGAGTTACTGTAAGAGCACCTTGAACCGAGTGTGAAGAGAGATCGGTCTGTAGTCTTCTCGATTTGGTCTGTCAGTCAGTCCAGCAATCCGCCTTCAATTGTGGCCCGATTCCGTTAGCGTAAAATCTAGACCGCATCTGGTCCTTCACTTTCCCAACATGCAATTGATTCCACGTGGCATACGAAGACTGTCCTCTCACGTCACGAGCCGCCAAAGCCATCCATAGCCACTTCTTCCTCTCCCAGCCGTCGGCAATCTGTGTCCTCAAGATTCGCTTTTAGGTCCACATGAGGGGCTCATTAGTTTGCTTACTAATTCATTTGGCAGCAGCCGTTTCTTGGGGTCTCCCATGGTCTGGAGACGCAACATCATGCGTTCGCTTCGAAGAGGCGACAGTCGACGCCGACGGTCCCAACACTGAGAATGATCTCGCTTCCGCCGAAGCCAAGATAGCTGATTTCTTGGAGGCTACGCCAACAAATGGCAAGTTTCATGTACAAGGATGGCGATGGCATACAATGTCACTGGTACGTGAAGCCGATCGACTTAATAAGCTAGCTACGAAGCTTTTGGAGAAATCATCGTCCGACGAAGCCCATAGTTTGGAGAAAGAGGTGGACTATGTCGTTGGTTTCAACATGAAAGGCCTTCACAAAATTGAACGGGACTTGTTCTTTCCTTGGGTTCGGAAAAAAATGGAGCTATCTATAAAGAATCCAGACTTTGCAAAAGCCTTTTCTACGGTCATGGACCAGCTCGAGGGAGACCGACAAACGATGGAGACCTTAGGGATGTCGTTGGTACGTGTTCGGAGTGTCAAGTTGATTCACATCGCCGTTCCTTATCTCATTCTTCTTTCTCGCATAACAGGCTGAAATCACACGAATGGCTGCCGACTCAGACAATCCGTCGAATGTGCGCATGGACGCATATGACGCAGTTGCTTCCATGTCAGCGACTCTCGCCAAGTACGGTCGAGCTATGCTGGAGCGAGAGGACAAATTTTTAGTTCCGGCCGTCGCAAATATCGTCCCAGAATCGGAGCAAAAGTCTTTCAACAATAAGGTCATACGAAATCTAGGAGTTTTCGACTCTCGCGTGCATCTCGTTGGGATGCACGAGGCTGTCTGGCAGCTCGACAAAGAATCAGAGCGAAAGCTCTTTGATGAGACGATACCATCTATCCCACGAAAGATGATCCCAAGATGGAAACGGCTTTTGTACGAACCTGCTATTGGAAAGTTGAATGACCTATGAATGGTAAGGCGTCTCGTTTGTCTTTTATTATTATTTTGAGCTCGACCTGCGCGTGTACATTGTCACAGGTGTACGCATGATAGCAGTGTCACTTGCATTTCGCACTGAATGACTGGATGCATTTCACTTCCAGTTTTCTCCTGAGGCATATGCGATTGCTGAAAGCTCTAGATTACCAGACAGATGTTGAGAGCTGCCCTCGGGCGCTTTCCATTTGTCAGAGCTACATTCCCACTCCTTGGCGAGCGCCCTGGTGCCATTACGTGATTGGGAGATAACCGTAGTACGGACATTTCTGGTATAGAGTCGTTGAAAGAGTTTGGCACTCACTTTTGTCTTTCTCTATTGGACTTTGCACGCAGGAAATATTCTCTCagcattgactgtgagcttgTATTTTAGCTTTTAAAATGCGCATTAGCCAATTTATACTATTTTCCGTCCCTTCCACTGAGATAATGTAGTATCATATGTGTGCACATCtgaaaagaaacgaaatTGTTCAAAACTTATTCTGCTGTCTCGTCTTCATCTGCTCCAGTCCCTGCCTTCCCTCCAGTCTCTGTATCATCTTTAGCATTGACATTTTCCCCCAATTTCGCTTTTTTAAGTGTTGGCTCCTCAACACTTTCTGTCTCTGGAGAATGCTTCGGGCTTTCGGCTGCGGTattatcatcatcatcatcgtttCTGTGCCGTTTGCGATCTGAgttttcttcatcatcatcgtcatcatcgtcttttgcttcgttgtcattgtcgtcatcgtcgtcatcattcTCCTCATCCTCCTGTTTTGAGGGAGTTTCTTTGCTTCCGTCATCGTCGCGTTCTTTCTTGTCTGCGGCAGCCTTAGCCTTGGCGTCCTTCTTGTGTTTCTCCGAGACACGGTACGATTCCAAAAAACTCATCATGTCGGTCGAAAAGTCGTCAAAGTCTAGCTCCTACAAATAGGGGAGCACAAGGACGTACGTTCAGGACAAGCTGCAAAATAACAGTATGCGTGCACGCGATGACATGAACAATCGCGATATGTCTGTGATATGATGTGGATTCCATCGTGCAAAACGAGACTCCTTGACCAAACAATAGCTTACCTTGATTGCGGCGAGGACATCGTTGGCTGTAATTGTCTGTCGCTTGTGCGTACGGGCAAAGTCGTTGGCACAAGCGGTCAAATAGATAATGAAAATTCCACTCGCTCTCGCAAATGCGGCCGAAGCGTCTTTACCAACGTtggtcgacgacggcaaGGTGTGCTTCAGAATTCGCCGCACACAAGCCAAGGGCGGCTCGAATTCTACCGCAGCCGGAGGCGGTTGCGTCTTCTCTTCCTCTGGATCAGCAGCCATTGTTTCGGCTTTCAAGACTATTGTGCAGATGGCGAAAACGAAGATAGTGCGGATGTCGGAATGGAAACCATTTACCTACAATGGAACGCTAGTCATGGTTCTTATGCCGGCTCAGGACTCGTGGGGAAAAGTATGTTGTTGCTTCCAACAGAAATCCTGTCCGGCCGGCGCCCAACCTTATGAGGGAGGTCCTGTCGTAGGTGACAGAGGCCAATATACAACAAATCAGTAGACGCGTGAAAAGATTTGCTCCTGGGATACCCGCTCACAATCAGCTTTTCTGttaactaactgtaagaaagAATGAATATAGTTTCTGTATGAGATACTGACATTacgatcacagtcagtacatCTTTGCTATGCTTTTGAGAAAACTAGAATGCTACAAGTAGGGGTACAGGTGTCGGTCACCGACTGGAGAACAAATCCGGCTTGTGTGGCAAACTCAGACCACTCCGACTCTGTTTTGGCTGATTCGCGTCCACCCAGCAGAAGCATTGTACTCATATAGATTTGTAGCTTGCTCATTGTGCTCCTGGAACTTAGTCCACAATTCGGGAGGACGGCTTCAGCAATTATCAATTTGCCGCTCGCTGGTAATGATGCATGGCAAGCTTGCAGAATTTGCATCGAAGAAACGTCATCCCAATCACAAAAGACAACGTGTTTCATGAAAATTGCGTCGGTTGGGGGGAAGTGGAAGAGTTGAACAAATTTCCTCCCAACAAAGTAACACTGGTAGATGGTGTGGAAAGCAGCTCAACGACGGAGGGTCGGTCCAACGAGAAACAAGTGACGTCAGGATATGCACCCTGGACTGCTTTCATGACGGCTCCATCGTGACCGCCCAAATCAACAACCGACTTGGCCGACAAAGTTTGCCAATCAAACCCTTCGACGCAGGCTTGGAGTTCCAAATCCGTAACGAGGCCCACAAAGGCGTTGGCGTAGCGGAGTGAATCACAATTCTCCCGGCGGCCGTAGAATTCGTCAACGGCTATACCGTTGGCAATGGCGAACGGAGTCGTCTTTGGGTGATCACAAATTTGGTGCTGAGTAACCAGATAGGACGGCATCCCAGTCCAGGCGTTCCACAATGGGGGCTCCATCCAATGCTGTATCAAGCTTGCCCAAGACGCCTCCTGCTGAGTATGCTCACTCATTTGTTGTGCTGTCGCCGTCGGTTGCCGCAAAAGCGCGCCCGTCGCAGTCAACGAGAAGGCCCATTCTCCGCTCATTCTCACTTCATGGAGTATTCCTTCCAAGGCCAAAAGACGCAAGACTCGGAGCAACGCATCTGAATCAATATTGTTGTTTGGGGCCACTGCTTGTTGCTCTCGCGTTATCCGGGCCGAAATGGCGGAAAGAGACTTACAATGAGATATTCCAATTATATCCGGGATGCGCAGTTGCACCGCAATGTACAAAGCTTGAGAGGTGCAGTGTCGCGACGCCAATAGCATAAGGTTGGCCACGGCGTCCGGTGCACTATGCGGATCGTCCGAGGATGGGACAACGCCGAGGTTGCGTGCGACATTCCTGCGGTACCGATCGTGCCATCGAAGCGAAGGAGAGCGCAAACTCGAAGCTATTCGTACCTTTAGGGATGATACAGTGACGAATGCCAGAAGCTGTACGGATTTACTGTAAAAATCTTTCATGAAGCAGACTCAACATTTTTCTGTACCGCCATCGTTCGCTTTTGTTCTCATGGTCACTTTATTTGTGTCAACAAACAGTTTGTTCCGACACACGGGTATCTTCGTTCATCGTACCCCGTTCAACGAGTCACGAATACgaaatttacagtcagaATGATGACGACAATTGGGATTGGGCAGGTAGTGCTCTGTCCGTCAACCTAACTTGGCTTTCCACTGATGACATCAGCAAGAACAACTGCTTCGCAAAAGCTGCGAACCATATTACTGGATCCAAGCCCAGCCGCAGAAAAATTTGTGGTGAGAGAGCTAGCTAGCGACTAGCTACGGTAGATGACGAGAGATCACTTTTCGTCTCGCGCCGCTTCTCTAGCTGTGTCAGGTCGGATTTCGGTCACTGTACAGTCTGACACGTACAATTAACACAAAAAGGTTGGATTGGCAGTTCGGCGCGTCCGATTGATCATACCGCAGCGgtgattttcttttcatcatGGCGGAAGACTCGAGCGCCGACGCCTTAAATCCTGTCGGAGATCTGCCGACCGAGGAGCCAGAGTCGGAAGAAGCTACACCAGAAGCGACACTCTTGAATAATCTCATGATATTGGCACCTCGTCAACGAAATCCGTCCGCTGGGACTGCAGCGGCAGGCCTGGCGCTTCCGCCATTGCGAGCCGAAGAACCGGTGCAGAGCCTCCGCGGAGCACTTACCGAAGTTGTTGGCTACGCGCATTTGACGAGCTTTCGTTTCGAACTGGCGCCAGATGGTGCTCCACAATTCGAAGGCGTTCCCCAGCCCTCCCCGCCGAACACTTTGGTTTCGCCCTTTACCGGACCAAATGCGGTTGTCTCCATTCCTTCTCAATTGCAATCCTTGAATGAGGATCCTCAAATCCAAGACCGTACCGAAGAGAAGCATGCCGATGTGTTGGACGAGTTTGGCGATCTGACACCCCTCCTATCACGGGGGCTTACGGACGGATCGGCCTTTGCTATGGTATTGGAACGATACGATGCAGCAGGAATCAAGGATCATGTACAGCGACTCAATTTCTTGATGGATGGTAATGTTCCTTCGGTTGTGAGTTTGGACAATGAAAAAGTTGCGCAAGTCGACGAGGAGGTGCTAGACGAGAAGTCCACAGACGGGCCAAAAGTACCTCCACTTCCAGAACTACCAACGTTTCCAAACGATAAATCCATCGTTATAGATGGCACAAATCTACAAGACTTTTACTATATGGCGTGTGGGGAAGACTTGAATCTTTACCACGGGAAAGCGGAAAGCTCTGCCTTaaagacaaaaaagaagaagaaaaaggcagTGGTGAACGGATCCAGGAAAACACAGACTCCGGAACCAGTTGTGATCGTTTCTGAAGTGTCCCCTGAGGCACTCGTAAAGGAAAAAATAACCCGTTTGAATGAATTGGAAGATATATGCCGGGTCCCTTGCACAATTCGATACAGTGGCTTTCATCCGCCACCTACCTCCcgtcgttggattggtgatTTGGCTTACTTGGAAGTGACTCCTCCGGAAGGCAAGACCCTGCATATCACGGCCATACCGATGGGGTTTTATCTCAATCGCTCGAAATCTGAATCCGGTGGACGTGAGACTTTTGATCCTTCTCCAGCCGTGAATTCGTGTTTTGCTCACGCTCTATTGGATTGTGTGTTGCAAGCATCTCCGTCGCTTTCGGAAGCTTGGAGACTTGCGCTGGAAGCATCGGCAGAACGCTCAGAAATTTTGGCCGCACTGAACAACAAGGGTACTTTTACGTCACTGTTCCGTGTCGCTATTCGTGGAGATTTTCAAGGCTTTCAAtcggcgtcgacggcacACATGGCAACACAGGCTCTGGATTCGATGCTGCACAAACCGAGTTGGTTGATATCTCTGCCACGTGTGTTCCACAACGAGACGTCCTGGAATCGAAACCAATTGCACTCCTATTCCCCTACGCGATCCGACCATGAACTGGCGAATTCTTTTGGTGTCGATATCCGTAGCGGCACGATTCGTGATTGGAACGAAGAATTGCAGCTGGCCCGGGAGTTGCCGACTGAAGACGTAAATGAACGCATTGAACGTGCAAGACTCATTCACAAGGTTATGACTGAGTTTGGCGAGGCCTCGTTGCTTGGGGTAAAGGCGATTGCTGACGGACAGATTTCCCCAATGAATCCAAACGAGCCAACTCGCTCGCAAGTATACTTGCACAACAACATCTTCTTTTCACGAGCTATTGATGCTGGTCCAGAAACCTTCAAACTGGCCAAAGGCGACCGTGCGGCCAAAAAGTCGGCGAATCGAGACATTCAGTGCGTAGGCACATTCCATCGGATGGAGCAAAATGATTTATATACGCTAGCCACGGTTTTAATCGACTTCCTGGGAACGCGATATGTCTGCCAAAGTATTCTTCCCGGTATATTGATTGGCGAAAAGTCGCACACTCTATTGTACGGTGCGGTGGAATCGGGCGCACCGCTCAAGTGGAATGAAgattttcacaaattgaTGGAAGACAAACTTTGCGATACCATGATGATCGCCACGCGTCCAATCTTAAAAAATCCCTTGACCGAGGAACGTCAAAACGAAATTAAAAGCCAGAGAAAGCCCAATTCATCTTTTGCCGATCCCGAAAACCAGGACGACGCTGATACAGACTTGAATGCTGTCATGCAGTCCTGCATTCCAGTGGAGGCAAAGGGTATTTTGGGCAGCGATCAGCGCAAGTATGTGCTTGATTTTGGTCGTCTCACACCTCGTGACGCAAATTGGGTTCCGGAAAAGAAGGGCGGTACGGGAAAGTGGGAAGCTGCCAAGACAGAAAATGGCAACAAGCGACACAGTGCTATCCCACTAGACATTAAAGACGACGAATGGACGATGTGTGTACTTCGTCCTGAGCTTGTGTCGCGATATACTCAAGTTAGTATGGGCAAATATCTCCAAGACAAGAAGAATACAGAGGCAGAGAGAAGCGCTGTTGATAATCCCGCTTCGGAAAATAAGCCGACGTCGAAGGATACGATGCCAACAGAAGGCGATGAAATCACTTCTAAGGAGGACAACATCGACGCTTCTGAAGGCAGTCAAGTAGACAAAGTAAATTTCCCAGCAGCGAAAGATGAGGATCAACTAAATGAGCAAAATTTatcggaagaagatttgAAATATTTGAAGTCATTGCGTTTAAACGTCAACGTATTTTTGGACGATGTGAGATCGTTCGCGGAAAATGATAGTGAAGCAGCCGAACTGATTCAGCAAGATGAAGGGAG harbors:
- a CDS encoding short-chain dehydrogenase/reductase (Probably a short-chain dehydrogenase/reductase with NAD+ or NAD+ as acceptor); translation: MSTSDAGIGTCEASHGSMPPLTILAMIFAFPTVFWFVAYLIPQLYMVVRPVPDLKKRYNAEWALVTGGGSGIGKALAFKLASQGLNIVIVSLDDNFLKSTMRELAEMYPKQSFRAAGVTFSPGVDYMAKINAATKDIDVPIVFNNAGFMVTGFLDQTPIGKLLANIECNATASVNISHFFVQKLVAKKAKGCIVFTSSVAGFIPTPFAAMYASTKAFVSQFAACLHIEVQSLGIDVCAIHPSPVKSQFYTNLDHKVDMIEKAATSAVSPDEKLADTMLKSIGVCALRDMGGLAWGTRMGTFFLPYNFFAVAFANAAPFMPDWKTHNKHR
- a CDS encoding predicted protein, translating into MRGSLVCLLIHLAAAVSWGLPWSGDATSCVRFEEATVDADGPNTENDLASAEAKIADFLEATPTNGKFHVQGWRWHTMSLVREADRLNKLATKLLEKSSSDEAHSLEKEVDYVVGFNMKGLHKIERDLFFPWVRKKMELSIKNPDFAKAFSTVMDQLEGDRQTMETLGMSLAEITRMAADSDNPSNVRMDAYDAVASMSATLAKYGRAMLEREDKFLVPAVANIVPESEQKSFNNKVIRNLGVFDSRVHLVGMHEAVWQLDKESERKLFDETIPSIPRKMIPRWKRLLYEPAIGKLNDL
- a CDS encoding predicted protein (DNA polymerase epsilon, subunit D, catalytic subunit participating with PCNA in DNA replication late in S phase); this translates as MAADPEEEKTQPPPAAVEFEPPLACVRRILKHTLPSSTNVGKDASAAFARASGIFIIYLTACANDFARTHKRQTITANDVLAAIKELDFDDFSTDMMSFLESYRVSEKHKKDAKAKAAADKKERDDDGSKETPSKQEDEENDDDDDDNDNEAKDDDDDDDEENSDRKRHRNDDDDDNTAAESPKHSPETESVEEPTLKKAKLGENVNAKDDTETGGKAGTGADEDETAE
- a CDS encoding predicted protein, which encodes MKDFYSKSVQLLAFVTVSSLKVRIASSLRSPSLRWHDRYRRNVARNLGVVPSSDDPHSAPDAVANLMLLASRHCTSQALYIAVQLRIPDIIGISHCKSLSAISARITREQQAVAPNNNIDSDALLRVLRLLALEGILHEVRMSGEWAFSLTATGALLRQPTATAQQMSEHTQQEASWASLIQHWMEPPLWNAWTGMPSYLVTQHQICDHPKTTPFAIANGIAVDEFYGRRENCDSLRYANAFVGLVTDLELQACVEGFDWQTLSAKSVVDLGGHDGAVMKAVQGAYPDVTCFSLDRPSVVELLSTPSTSVTLLGGNLFNSSTSPQPTQFS
- a CDS encoding predicted protein → MAEDSSADALNPVGDLPTEEPESEEATPEATLLNNLMILAPRQRNPSAGTAAAGLALPPLRAEEPVQSLRGALTEVVGYAHLTSFRFELAPDGAPQFEGVPQPSPPNTLVSPFTGPNAVVSIPSQLQSLNEDPQIQDRTEEKHADVLDEFGDLTPLLSRGLTDGSAFAMVLERYDAAGIKDHVQRLNFLMDGNVPSVVSLDNEKVAQVDEEVLDEKSTDGPKVPPLPELPTFPNDKSIVIDGTNLQDFYYMACGEDLNLYHGKAESSALKTKKKKKKAVVNGSRKTQTPEPVVIVSEVSPEALVKEKITRLNELEDICRVPCTIRYSGFHPPPTSRRWIGDLAYLEVTPPEGKTLHITAIPMGFYLNRSKSESGGRETFDPSPAVNSCFAHALLDCVLQASPSLSEAWRLALEASAERSEILAALNNKGTFTSLFRVAIRGDFQGFQSASTAHMATQALDSMLHKPSWLISLPRVFHNETSWNRNQLHSYSPTRSDHELANSFGVDIRSGTIRDWNEELQLARELPTEDVNERIERARLIHKVMTEFGEASLLGVKAIADGQISPMNPNEPTRSQVYLHNNIFFSRAIDAGPETFKLAKGDRAAKKSANRDIQCVGTFHRMEQNDLYTLATVLIDFLGTRYVCQSILPGILIGEKSHTLLYGAVESGAPLKWNEDFHKLMEDKLCDTMMIATRPILKNPLTEERQNEIKSQRKPNSSFADPENQDDADTDLNAVMQSCIPVEAKGILGSDQRKYVLDFGRLTPRDANWVPEKKGGTGKWEAAKTENGNKRHSAIPLDIKDDEWTMCVLRPELVSRYTQVSMGKYLQDKKNTEAERSAVDNPASENKPTSKDTMPTEGDEITSKEDNIDASEGSQVDKVNFPAAKDEDQLNEQNLSEEDLKYLKSLRLNVNVFLDDVRSFAENDSEAAELIQQDEGRAREVAVFLWEVILPKITLAIKESSVHQVPLDGFSLTEFLHRHGVNCRYMGRLAVLAKKQEEKDEQSDIELKEGRLSVIERRKMPKCWLELLECEMVARAAKHVLDRYLTENGGVAAAQPAQTIASFLCALVSESEETAAQTETRAMQCPADQPDEDDYTEMTMNDVGGNGNAVPSPVRGRHEVWHDIEMEIGRRFRYSLSLFNTGKPNGRALHIPLLRRVCQRTGVRLVAKRYDTGGKCLCSSGNVIGGRLAVSYPISPLDIVHVLPLMKHAAAYNEGFAACSIAQTVTIPALHISLPDARTALERAHVQMGSRALSRALELAQEASNLYQRVTDSAVHPGVIESIDLMSTVFLEAGDPHLAAESAAKALGLAVHNGGFDTPNVFNAHMSLFQMLYASRQMDLGLKHLRAAIYLLEVMAGPNHIELFSAYHKLGTVYSHSDYDGAYLETALECFKEVMARNGCDRLMDGITAKNHAKILAGLGNYKDAIVEEKRAHRTLFTFLGKDHAWTKDCDKELQMYTKLAVEHGNKKAETDKKNEEAARADALAADLIAQENRSKKNKKKKSKK